In one Pseudomonas sp. SG20056 genomic region, the following are encoded:
- a CDS encoding mechanosensitive ion channel domain-containing protein — MTALFVLASMARRFAVGGGRSLGHLLGLTLSVLLVVSSALAQDESAPAAPTATTAAAIALNDILLRADDDQRLADRAKRRAASADPAAALGALLDDIARPVDEKLQTFSVDELRQLPFVRLESLARHWSFDAHRIQAWRTQMRAVTKPYADDTAELSLRRARWQATRAATPADSMPVPLARQIDLMISELQAAEQALAAPLERLIELGQRANAISSSIQLGREEVDRVISGVDARLFSRDALPLWQALHLGTEQGDEAESVVQGLDIEARFADAYGAVNSIKVHALQALLVLLLLMLLWLARRQRSLPHSGRDEDSLRVAARPFSAWLLLAVMAVQVFESDAPMLALEVLTLLAVVPALRMLPQRAHDLLGRWPLMAAGLYLADRLGALLWGGEDVYRVFQLGLTVVALLLTLWLLRQMLRRVEHNAGWARSMVRGSVWLGGGLLLASLLANLAGAVLLTQTLTSGVIDSGYIGLLLYACMTVVNTLLRMLAELPAVQRVWLFRRHSQAMLSWLRRALLLAAAISWLLYSMDRFRVLLPVQAFVSQVLGYDVEVGELSISLGDVLVFALSVLITIAAARATKLVLREQLQGHSRLPRGVGNSIASLTYYALLLLGFLLALSAAGFKVSQLTLLFGALGVGIGFGLQGLVSNFVSGLVLMFERPIQPGDVIEIDGASGSVREIGLRATKIRTFDGADIVVPNGTLVANNLTNWTLQDRNRRIEVPIGVAYGSNPAEVIELLVRAARAVPGVAAEPAPVVLLQEYGESALKFSVRAWAQDYDRWLTTRSELMVSMLQALAAANISIPYNQFDLNLRGVPDELSEAMRQVGQSGGKLDAS; from the coding sequence ATGACCGCACTATTTGTCTTGGCGAGTATGGCGCGGCGTTTTGCTGTAGGCGGGGGCAGGTCACTTGGCCATCTGCTGGGGCTGACCCTGAGCGTTCTGTTGGTCGTCAGCTCCGCGTTGGCGCAGGACGAATCTGCTCCTGCTGCCCCCACTGCCACGACTGCTGCGGCAATTGCCTTAAACGATATTTTGCTGCGTGCAGATGATGACCAGCGTCTGGCAGACCGGGCCAAACGCCGGGCGGCGAGTGCGGACCCGGCTGCCGCGCTTGGCGCTCTGCTTGATGACATCGCGCGGCCCGTCGATGAGAAACTGCAGACCTTCAGTGTGGATGAACTGCGTCAGCTGCCTTTTGTGCGGCTGGAGAGCCTGGCGCGCCACTGGAGCTTCGATGCCCACCGTATTCAAGCCTGGCGTACGCAGATGCGCGCCGTCACCAAACCTTATGCCGATGACACGGCCGAGCTGTCGCTACGCCGTGCACGTTGGCAGGCCACCCGTGCGGCGACCCCGGCAGATAGCATGCCCGTGCCTCTGGCTCGGCAGATCGACTTGATGATCAGCGAACTGCAGGCGGCCGAGCAGGCGCTTGCCGCTCCGTTGGAGCGGCTGATTGAGTTGGGGCAGCGCGCCAATGCGATCAGTTCGAGTATTCAGCTTGGGCGCGAAGAGGTGGACAGGGTCATCAGTGGTGTCGATGCACGTCTGTTCAGTCGTGATGCGCTGCCGTTGTGGCAGGCGCTGCATCTAGGCACTGAGCAGGGTGATGAAGCGGAGTCAGTCGTACAGGGGCTGGATATTGAAGCGCGGTTTGCCGATGCCTATGGCGCGGTGAACAGCATCAAGGTGCACGCGTTACAGGCGCTGCTGGTGCTGCTGTTGCTTATGTTGCTCTGGCTGGCGCGCCGGCAGCGATCGCTACCTCACTCTGGCCGTGATGAGGATAGCCTGCGGGTGGCCGCGCGGCCGTTTTCCGCCTGGTTGCTGCTGGCCGTTATGGCTGTGCAGGTGTTCGAGTCGGATGCGCCCATGTTGGCGCTTGAGGTGCTGACGTTGCTGGCAGTGGTGCCGGCGTTGCGCATGCTGCCGCAGCGCGCCCATGACCTGCTGGGTCGCTGGCCATTGATGGCGGCTGGCTTGTATCTGGCAGACCGGCTGGGGGCGCTGCTATGGGGCGGTGAAGATGTTTATCGCGTGTTTCAGCTCGGGCTGACGGTCGTCGCGTTGCTGCTCACGCTCTGGCTGTTGCGGCAGATGTTGCGGCGAGTTGAACACAATGCCGGCTGGGCGCGCTCGATGGTGCGCGGGAGCGTCTGGTTGGGCGGTGGGCTGCTGCTGGCTTCGCTGCTGGCTAATCTGGCCGGCGCCGTGCTGCTGACGCAAACGCTCACCAGCGGGGTTATCGACAGCGGCTACATCGGTCTGTTGCTGTATGCCTGCATGACTGTGGTCAATACGCTGCTGCGGATGCTCGCGGAGTTGCCGGCGGTGCAGCGGGTATGGCTGTTTCGTCGGCACAGCCAGGCAATGTTGAGTTGGTTGCGTCGCGCATTGCTACTGGCAGCGGCAATCAGTTGGTTGCTGTACAGCATGGATCGATTTCGCGTGTTGCTGCCGGTGCAGGCGTTCGTCAGCCAGGTGTTGGGCTATGACGTCGAGGTCGGCGAGTTATCCATCAGTCTCGGCGATGTGCTGGTGTTTGCCCTGTCGGTACTGATCACCATTGCTGCTGCGCGGGCGACCAAGCTGGTACTGCGCGAGCAGTTGCAGGGGCATAGCCGCTTGCCACGCGGGGTGGGCAACAGCATCGCCTCGCTCACCTATTACGCGCTGCTGTTGCTGGGCTTTCTACTGGCGTTGTCGGCGGCGGGTTTCAAGGTCAGTCAGTTGACGCTGTTGTTCGGCGCGCTGGGTGTGGGTATCGGCTTTGGTTTGCAGGGGCTGGTGAGTAATTTCGTTTCTGGGCTGGTGTTGATGTTCGAGCGGCCGATTCAGCCCGGCGACGTTATCGAGATCGACGGTGCCAGTGGCAGCGTCCGCGAAATTGGCCTGCGCGCCACCAAAATTCGCACCTTCGATGGTGCCGACATCGTGGTGCCTAACGGCACCCTGGTTGCCAATAACCTGACCAACTGGACGCTGCAGGACCGCAATCGGCGCATTGAAGTGCCGATTGGCGTTGCATACGGCAGCAATCCTGCCGAGGTGATCGAGCTGCTGGTCCGGGCGGCGCGGGCTGTGCCCGGGGTGGCCGCAGAACCAGCACCGGTTGTGCTGTTGCAGGAATATGGCGAGAGCGCATTGAAGTTCAGCGTGCGCGCCTGGGCGCAGGACTACGATCGCTGGCTTACTACGCGCAGCGAGTTGATGGTGAGCATGCTGCAGGCGCTGGCAGCGGCCAATATCAGCATCCCCTACAACCAGTTCGACCTCAATCTGCGCGGTGTGCCTGACGAGTTGAGCGAGGCGATGCGCCAGGTTGGCCAGAGCGGCGGTAAGTTGGACGCTTCCTGA